A window from Dromaius novaehollandiae isolate bDroNov1 chromosome 1, bDroNov1.hap1, whole genome shotgun sequence encodes these proteins:
- the GPR143 gene encoding G-protein coupled receptor 143 isoform X4, translating into MASPRLETYCCPNRDAATQLVMTFQPKAFCGVCIGSASVSLLLTILQLLPKKGQSPRKMPKASSSSTILLLISACDILGGLGMIFRSSVWLGFPGFIANISVVNGTDIWPSAFCVGSAMWIQLLYSAGFWWLFCYAVDSYLVVRRSAGLSTIVLYHMMTWGLAVLLCVEGVALLYYPSLSSCENGLEHAIPHYITTYTPLLLVLVVNPILFRRTVSAVASLLKGRQGIYTENERRLGTEIQIRFFKIMLVFIICWSSNIVNEILLFYLEMQPDINEIPLKNIRSAALITWIIMGVLNPMQGFLFTLAFYGWTGWRVDLKWQKREIRWESMSSSTVGENAYPSPVNYQSNVHDSKKILTTDSQQTDEAISMLSEGSDASTIEIYLSSDIYDLNGNEADVE; encoded by the exons ATGGCTTCTCCCAGGTTGGAAACCTACTGCTGCCCTAACCGAGATGCAGCCACGCAGCTAGTGATGACCTTCCAGCCCAAAGCCTTCTGTGGAGTCTGCATTGGCAGCGCCTCCGTCAGTCTGCTGCTGaccatcctgcagctcctgccGAAGAAGGGACAGAGCCCACGGAAGATGCCcaaggcctcctcctcctccaccatcctTCTCCTTATCTCTGCTTGTGACATCCTTGGTGGCTTAG gtATGATCTTCAGATCAAGTGTATGGTTAGGCTTTCCAGGCTTCATAGCTAACATTTCTGTGGTGAATGGGACCGACATATGGCCTTCTGCTTTCTGTGTGGGAAGCGCG atgTGGATCCAGCTATTATATAGTGCTGGCTTCTGGTGGTTATTTTGCTATGCTGTTGATTCTTACTTGGTGGTAAGAAGATCAGCTGGACTGAG TACAATTGTCCTGTACCACATGATGACATGGGGCCTAGCAGTTTTGCTCTGTGTGGAGGGAGTTGCACTGCTTTACTACCCATCTCTCTCCAG ttgtGAAAATGGCCTGGAGCATGCAATTCCGCATTACATCACAACCTATACCCCGCTCCTGCTAGTGCTGGTGGTCAACCCAATCCTGTTTAGAAGGACAGTATCAGCAG TTGCCTCCTTACTGAAAGGGAGACAAGGAATTTACACAGAGAATGAAAGACGCCTGGGAACAGAGATCCAGATCCGCTTTTTCAAAATCATGCTGGTATTCATTATCTG CTGGTCATCCAATATCGTCAACGAGATCCTTTTGTTCTATCTTGAAATGCAGCCAGATATTAATGAAATACCCCTGAAAAATATTAGAAGTGCTGCTCTGATCACATGGATTATAATG GGCGTTCTTAATCCGATGCAAGGCTTCCTCTTCACGTTAGCTTTCTACGGCTGGACAGGATGGAGAGTGGACCTGAAATGGCAAAAGAGAGAAATACGGTGGGAATCAATGTCCTCATCAACCGTGGGTGAAAATGCCTATCCCTCGCCAGTGAACTACCAAAGCAACGTTCATGATTCAAAGAAGATATTGACAACTGACAGCCAGCAGACTGATGAAGCTATAAGCATGTTGTCTGAAG
- the GPR143 gene encoding G-protein coupled receptor 143 isoform X3, translating into MTFQPKAFCGVCIGSASVSLLLTILQLLPKKGQSPRKMPKASSSSTILLLISACDILGGLGMIFRSSVWLGFPGFIANISVVNGTDIWPSAFCVGSAMWIQLLYSAGFWWLFCYAVDSYLVVRRSAGLSTIVLYHMMTWGLAVLLCVEGVALLYYPSLSSCENGLEHAIPHYITTYTPLLLVLVVNPILFRRTVSAVGLREERRHSGIPPILGIHNRYVASLLKGRQGIYTENERRLGTEIQIRFFKIMLVFIICWSSNIVNEILLFYLEMQPDINEIPLKNIRSAALITWIIMGVLNPMQGFLFTLAFYGWTGWRVDLKWQKREIRWESMSSSTVGENAYPSPVNYQSNVHDSKKILTTDSQQTDEAISMLSEGSDASTIEIYLSSDIYDLNGNEADVE; encoded by the exons ATGACCTTCCAGCCCAAAGCCTTCTGTGGAGTCTGCATTGGCAGCGCCTCCGTCAGTCTGCTGCTGaccatcctgcagctcctgccGAAGAAGGGACAGAGCCCACGGAAGATGCCcaaggcctcctcctcctccaccatcctTCTCCTTATCTCTGCTTGTGACATCCTTGGTGGCTTAG gtATGATCTTCAGATCAAGTGTATGGTTAGGCTTTCCAGGCTTCATAGCTAACATTTCTGTGGTGAATGGGACCGACATATGGCCTTCTGCTTTCTGTGTGGGAAGCGCG atgTGGATCCAGCTATTATATAGTGCTGGCTTCTGGTGGTTATTTTGCTATGCTGTTGATTCTTACTTGGTGGTAAGAAGATCAGCTGGACTGAG TACAATTGTCCTGTACCACATGATGACATGGGGCCTAGCAGTTTTGCTCTGTGTGGAGGGAGTTGCACTGCTTTACTACCCATCTCTCTCCAG ttgtGAAAATGGCCTGGAGCATGCAATTCCGCATTACATCACAACCTATACCCCGCTCCTGCTAGTGCTGGTGGTCAACCCAATCCTGTTTAGAAGGACAGTATCAGCAG TGGGactgagagaagaaagaagacataGCGGAATACCACCAATTTTAGGAATTCATAATAGATACG TTGCCTCCTTACTGAAAGGGAGACAAGGAATTTACACAGAGAATGAAAGACGCCTGGGAACAGAGATCCAGATCCGCTTTTTCAAAATCATGCTGGTATTCATTATCTG CTGGTCATCCAATATCGTCAACGAGATCCTTTTGTTCTATCTTGAAATGCAGCCAGATATTAATGAAATACCCCTGAAAAATATTAGAAGTGCTGCTCTGATCACATGGATTATAATG GGCGTTCTTAATCCGATGCAAGGCTTCCTCTTCACGTTAGCTTTCTACGGCTGGACAGGATGGAGAGTGGACCTGAAATGGCAAAAGAGAGAAATACGGTGGGAATCAATGTCCTCATCAACCGTGGGTGAAAATGCCTATCCCTCGCCAGTGAACTACCAAAGCAACGTTCATGATTCAAAGAAGATATTGACAACTGACAGCCAGCAGACTGATGAAGCTATAAGCATGTTGTCTGAAG
- the GPR143 gene encoding G-protein coupled receptor 143 isoform X1: MASPRLETYCCPNRDAATQLVMTFQPKAFCGVCIGSASVSLLLTILQLLPKKGQSPRKMPKASSSSTILLLISACDILGGLGMIFRSSVWLGFPGFIANISVVNGTDIWPSAFCVGSAMWIQLLYSAGFWWLFCYAVDSYLVVRRSAGLSTIVLYHMMTWGLAVLLCVEGVALLYYPSLSSCENGLEHAIPHYITTYTPLLLVLVVNPILFRRTVSAVGLREERRHSGIPPILGIHNRYVASLLKGRQGIYTENERRLGTEIQIRFFKIMLVFIICWSSNIVNEILLFYLEMQPDINEIPLKNIRSAALITWIIMGVLNPMQGFLFTLAFYGWTGWRVDLKWQKREIRWESMSSSTVGENAYPSPVNYQSNVHDSKKILTTDSQQTDEAISMLSEGSDASTIEIYLSSDIYDLNGNEADVE; encoded by the exons ATGGCTTCTCCCAGGTTGGAAACCTACTGCTGCCCTAACCGAGATGCAGCCACGCAGCTAGTGATGACCTTCCAGCCCAAAGCCTTCTGTGGAGTCTGCATTGGCAGCGCCTCCGTCAGTCTGCTGCTGaccatcctgcagctcctgccGAAGAAGGGACAGAGCCCACGGAAGATGCCcaaggcctcctcctcctccaccatcctTCTCCTTATCTCTGCTTGTGACATCCTTGGTGGCTTAG gtATGATCTTCAGATCAAGTGTATGGTTAGGCTTTCCAGGCTTCATAGCTAACATTTCTGTGGTGAATGGGACCGACATATGGCCTTCTGCTTTCTGTGTGGGAAGCGCG atgTGGATCCAGCTATTATATAGTGCTGGCTTCTGGTGGTTATTTTGCTATGCTGTTGATTCTTACTTGGTGGTAAGAAGATCAGCTGGACTGAG TACAATTGTCCTGTACCACATGATGACATGGGGCCTAGCAGTTTTGCTCTGTGTGGAGGGAGTTGCACTGCTTTACTACCCATCTCTCTCCAG ttgtGAAAATGGCCTGGAGCATGCAATTCCGCATTACATCACAACCTATACCCCGCTCCTGCTAGTGCTGGTGGTCAACCCAATCCTGTTTAGAAGGACAGTATCAGCAG TGGGactgagagaagaaagaagacataGCGGAATACCACCAATTTTAGGAATTCATAATAGATACG TTGCCTCCTTACTGAAAGGGAGACAAGGAATTTACACAGAGAATGAAAGACGCCTGGGAACAGAGATCCAGATCCGCTTTTTCAAAATCATGCTGGTATTCATTATCTG CTGGTCATCCAATATCGTCAACGAGATCCTTTTGTTCTATCTTGAAATGCAGCCAGATATTAATGAAATACCCCTGAAAAATATTAGAAGTGCTGCTCTGATCACATGGATTATAATG GGCGTTCTTAATCCGATGCAAGGCTTCCTCTTCACGTTAGCTTTCTACGGCTGGACAGGATGGAGAGTGGACCTGAAATGGCAAAAGAGAGAAATACGGTGGGAATCAATGTCCTCATCAACCGTGGGTGAAAATGCCTATCCCTCGCCAGTGAACTACCAAAGCAACGTTCATGATTCAAAGAAGATATTGACAACTGACAGCCAGCAGACTGATGAAGCTATAAGCATGTTGTCTGAAG
- the GPR143 gene encoding G-protein coupled receptor 143 isoform X2, producing MHHDRLETYCCPNRDAATQLVMTFQPKAFCGVCIGSASVSLLLTILQLLPKKGQSPRKMPKASSSSTILLLISACDILGGLGMIFRSSVWLGFPGFIANISVVNGTDIWPSAFCVGSAMWIQLLYSAGFWWLFCYAVDSYLVVRRSAGLSTIVLYHMMTWGLAVLLCVEGVALLYYPSLSSCENGLEHAIPHYITTYTPLLLVLVVNPILFRRTVSAVGLREERRHSGIPPILGIHNRYVASLLKGRQGIYTENERRLGTEIQIRFFKIMLVFIICWSSNIVNEILLFYLEMQPDINEIPLKNIRSAALITWIIMGVLNPMQGFLFTLAFYGWTGWRVDLKWQKREIRWESMSSSTVGENAYPSPVNYQSNVHDSKKILTTDSQQTDEAISMLSEGSDASTIEIYLSSDIYDLNGNEADVE from the exons ATGCATCATGACAG GTTGGAAACCTACTGCTGCCCTAACCGAGATGCAGCCACGCAGCTAGTGATGACCTTCCAGCCCAAAGCCTTCTGTGGAGTCTGCATTGGCAGCGCCTCCGTCAGTCTGCTGCTGaccatcctgcagctcctgccGAAGAAGGGACAGAGCCCACGGAAGATGCCcaaggcctcctcctcctccaccatcctTCTCCTTATCTCTGCTTGTGACATCCTTGGTGGCTTAG gtATGATCTTCAGATCAAGTGTATGGTTAGGCTTTCCAGGCTTCATAGCTAACATTTCTGTGGTGAATGGGACCGACATATGGCCTTCTGCTTTCTGTGTGGGAAGCGCG atgTGGATCCAGCTATTATATAGTGCTGGCTTCTGGTGGTTATTTTGCTATGCTGTTGATTCTTACTTGGTGGTAAGAAGATCAGCTGGACTGAG TACAATTGTCCTGTACCACATGATGACATGGGGCCTAGCAGTTTTGCTCTGTGTGGAGGGAGTTGCACTGCTTTACTACCCATCTCTCTCCAG ttgtGAAAATGGCCTGGAGCATGCAATTCCGCATTACATCACAACCTATACCCCGCTCCTGCTAGTGCTGGTGGTCAACCCAATCCTGTTTAGAAGGACAGTATCAGCAG TGGGactgagagaagaaagaagacataGCGGAATACCACCAATTTTAGGAATTCATAATAGATACG TTGCCTCCTTACTGAAAGGGAGACAAGGAATTTACACAGAGAATGAAAGACGCCTGGGAACAGAGATCCAGATCCGCTTTTTCAAAATCATGCTGGTATTCATTATCTG CTGGTCATCCAATATCGTCAACGAGATCCTTTTGTTCTATCTTGAAATGCAGCCAGATATTAATGAAATACCCCTGAAAAATATTAGAAGTGCTGCTCTGATCACATGGATTATAATG GGCGTTCTTAATCCGATGCAAGGCTTCCTCTTCACGTTAGCTTTCTACGGCTGGACAGGATGGAGAGTGGACCTGAAATGGCAAAAGAGAGAAATACGGTGGGAATCAATGTCCTCATCAACCGTGGGTGAAAATGCCTATCCCTCGCCAGTGAACTACCAAAGCAACGTTCATGATTCAAAGAAGATATTGACAACTGACAGCCAGCAGACTGATGAAGCTATAAGCATGTTGTCTGAAG